The Desulfallas thermosapovorans DSM 6562 genome contains a region encoding:
- a CDS encoding DUF169 domain-containing protein, with the protein MQSKIAKAIELKYYPIAVLHTNEKPEGALQFKEKGWGCVAAMLNGAAKGKTVVFDRKTFGCLGGGVGLGFGNQYEHFPGGIESFLSTGNKEFCNTEMGKNIVRNIPALEHGEGYIKSPELARKFIDSLPMRDIPEKYVVFKPLDQVTEEEEPKNIIFLVNPDQLSALVVLANYARETNDNVTVQFGAGCHQTCLIPYHEGESDNPRAVIGLTDISVRKQFEKDILSFTVPYKMFLEMESNVEGSFLDRDVWQKVLQRNRPK; encoded by the coding sequence ATGCAGAGCAAAATCGCCAAAGCAATAGAATTGAAGTACTACCCGATAGCCGTACTGCATACCAACGAAAAACCGGAAGGGGCGCTTCAGTTCAAGGAAAAGGGATGGGGTTGCGTTGCAGCCATGCTTAACGGCGCAGCGAAGGGCAAAACAGTGGTGTTTGACCGGAAAACCTTCGGCTGCTTGGGAGGCGGAGTCGGACTGGGATTTGGCAACCAGTACGAACACTTCCCCGGAGGTATTGAAAGTTTTCTTTCCACCGGCAACAAGGAGTTCTGCAATACCGAAATGGGCAAGAATATCGTCAGAAATATACCCGCCCTTGAACATGGTGAAGGATATATCAAGTCACCGGAACTGGCCCGCAAATTCATTGATTCCCTGCCCATGCGGGACATTCCGGAGAAATATGTTGTTTTTAAACCACTGGACCAGGTAACCGAAGAGGAAGAGCCCAAAAACATTATTTTTTTGGTTAACCCGGACCAGCTTTCGGCACTGGTTGTGCTGGCCAATTATGCCCGGGAAACCAACGACAATGTAACCGTACAGTTTGGGGCGGGCTGCCACCAGACATGCCTCATTCCCTACCACGAGGGCGAGTCGGACAACCCCCGGGCCGTCATCGGATTAACCGATATATCTGTGCGCAAACAATTTGAGAAAGACATACTGTCATTTACCGTACCTTACAAAATGTTCCTGGAAATGGAATCCAATGTGGAGGGCAGCTTCCTGGACAGGGACGTGTGGCAGAAGGTTTTACAACGGAACAGGCCCAAATAA
- a CDS encoding DUF2087 domain-containing protein, producing the protein MNVSDLCWSASIEELKKGYIELRDDYACLLCGQKIEKGVIYPWEGVLYEAERFMYVHIENEHRSVFEYLVQLDKRFTGLTEHQKNLLQLFYRGKSDGEVQRELGIGSASTIRNHRFALKEKERQAKIFLVLMELLKEKTKRAPGFLPPHSTGSKMAGRYNIPLDDREQILNKYFPAGVDGPLKTLKMKEKSRLVVLREIAKRFEAGKIYTEKDVNEILETVHDDFVTLRRYLIEYGFMDREPDGSRYWLKGEASEMGEKDMDRKKELKLQYKEMKTEGGVYQIRNTRNQKVFVTATPNLKTINGRRFMLREGSHNNRQLQEEWNRYGEDAFVFEVLEVLEEKEDGYFDKAEELEKLEEKWIEKLQPFGERGYNQPQKARAKQ; encoded by the coding sequence GTGAATGTTTCAGATTTGTGCTGGAGTGCTTCTATTGAAGAGTTGAAAAAAGGATACATTGAATTAAGGGATGACTATGCATGCCTGCTTTGTGGTCAAAAAATTGAAAAGGGGGTCATCTATCCCTGGGAAGGTGTTCTTTATGAAGCCGAACGGTTTATGTATGTGCACATTGAAAATGAACACCGGTCGGTATTTGAGTATTTGGTTCAGCTGGATAAACGGTTTACAGGTCTTACGGAACATCAGAAAAATCTTCTGCAGCTTTTCTACCGGGGCAAAAGTGATGGGGAGGTACAAAGGGAACTGGGCATTGGCAGTGCTTCCACCATCCGGAATCACCGTTTCGCGTTAAAGGAGAAGGAACGCCAGGCAAAAATATTTCTGGTGCTGATGGAACTCCTGAAGGAAAAAACCAAGCGCGCGCCTGGTTTTTTACCGCCACATAGCACGGGTTCAAAAATGGCTGGCCGTTATAATATCCCCCTGGATGACAGGGAGCAAATACTTAATAAGTATTTCCCTGCGGGTGTGGACGGCCCGTTAAAAACTTTAAAAATGAAAGAGAAAAGTAGACTTGTGGTATTGAGGGAAATTGCCAAAAGGTTTGAAGCTGGAAAAATATATACGGAAAAGGATGTTAATGAAATACTGGAAACTGTCCATGATGATTTTGTTACTTTGCGAAGGTACTTAATTGAGTATGGATTCATGGATCGAGAGCCCGACGGCAGCCGGTACTGGCTGAAAGGGGAGGCTAGTGAAATGGGGGAAAAAGATATGGACCGCAAAAAAGAATTGAAACTGCAATATAAGGAAATGAAAACCGAGGGCGGGGTTTACCAGATTAGAAACACCAGGAATCAAAAAGTGTTTGTGACTGCGACCCCCAATTTAAAAACCATTAACGGAAGGCGTTTTATGTTGAGGGAGGGCAGCCATAATAACCGGCAGTTGCAAGAGGAATGGAACCGGTATGGTGAAGATGCCTTTGTATTTGAGGTGCTGGAGGTATTGGAGGAAAAAGAGGACGGTTATTTCGACAAAGCGGAGGAGTTGGAAAAGCTGGAAGAAAAATGGATAGAAAAGCTGCAGCCCTTTGGCGAGCGCGGTTATAACCAACCGCAAAAAGCCAGGGCTAAACAATAA
- a CDS encoding undecaprenyl-diphosphate phosphatase, whose translation MDLWALFVALILGMVEGLTEFAPISSTGHMIIVDDVLLHSKELFSAPTANSFKVVIQLGSILAVVVVFKARFLDLLGIRKNLPVNRGYTKRLSLTHIIIGLIPAAVLGFLFEDYIDEHLFTVQTVIIGLVLGAFLMMMADWYRARGPRIESVDQMSYAQALGMGLFQCIGLWPGFSRSGSTISGGVLLGLSHRAAADFTFIMAVPVMLGASGLSLIKNWQYFTMDALPFFIVGFVSAFVFALLCIRFFLKLINRIKLVPFAVYRIFLAALIWVVYL comes from the coding sequence ATGGATTTATGGGCTTTATTTGTGGCACTAATTCTAGGAATGGTTGAAGGCTTGACCGAGTTTGCGCCGATTTCGTCAACCGGTCACATGATTATCGTAGATGATGTATTGCTCCACTCAAAGGAACTATTTTCAGCCCCAACCGCCAATAGCTTTAAAGTGGTTATCCAGCTGGGTTCCATTTTGGCGGTGGTTGTTGTATTTAAAGCCCGGTTTTTGGATTTGTTGGGTATTAGGAAAAACCTCCCTGTAAATAGAGGATACACTAAAAGACTGAGTTTGACGCATATTATTATCGGTCTGATTCCCGCTGCCGTGCTGGGGTTCTTGTTTGAGGATTATATTGATGAACACTTGTTTACTGTGCAAACGGTTATTATCGGACTGGTATTAGGGGCATTTCTCATGATGATGGCGGACTGGTATCGCGCCAGAGGACCGAGGATCGAATCCGTGGACCAGATGAGCTATGCGCAAGCCCTGGGCATGGGATTATTTCAATGCATAGGATTATGGCCGGGTTTTTCCCGCTCCGGTTCCACCATATCGGGGGGGGTCCTTTTGGGTTTGAGTCACCGTGCCGCAGCTGATTTTACCTTTATCATGGCTGTGCCGGTAATGCTGGGGGCAAGCGGATTATCCCTCATTAAAAACTGGCAATATTTTACCATGGACGCCCTGCCCTTTTTTATTGTTGGCTTTGTAAGCGCCTTCGTATTTGCCCTGCTCTGCATCCGGTTCTTTTTAAAATTAATTAACCGCATTAAATTAGTCCCCTTTGCGGTTTACCGCATATTTCTGGCCGCTCTAATCTGGGTCGTTTACTTGTAG
- a CDS encoding CinA family nicotinamide mononucleotide deamidase-related protein, whose translation MICEIIFTGTELLLGQILNTNAQVIEQELSALGIDLYYQVTVGDNLQRCAAAIKQAAGRADLIIVGGGLGPTEDDISREALAEALQLELVQDERALEVVRRFFDRRGLPIGSNNLKQALVPAGARPVDNPIGTAPGVILEHAGKTYILVPGPPPEFNMMVREQVMPYLKTRLAGQVGVIKSRVLKFCGIGESLLDEKLGDLLKSSNPTVAPTAKFSEIHLRITAKARQAALAEQMIDAMEYRVRERLGSYIFGIDDDTLPGAVTRLLHEQGKTIAVAENFTGGQLAYQLSSASGAEHTFAAGLVAREYRLLQEISCLRPGDIPAAAKERAGYMAQAVRKQFGTDIGAAVAVHRPVGEDCAAREYSLYLAADCNGRLMQRKVIWSGGRDEVARRAATLVLVLLWRYLKHGIPF comes from the coding sequence ATGATCTGTGAAATTATTTTTACCGGTACGGAATTGCTGCTGGGTCAGATCCTTAACACAAACGCGCAGGTGATTGAACAGGAATTGTCCGCGCTGGGTATAGATTTGTATTACCAGGTTACCGTGGGTGATAACCTGCAGCGCTGTGCCGCGGCCATTAAGCAGGCGGCCGGGCGGGCGGATTTAATAATCGTAGGCGGTGGGCTGGGTCCCACTGAAGATGATATCAGCCGCGAGGCCCTGGCCGAGGCGCTGCAGCTTGAACTTGTGCAGGACGAGCGGGCTTTGGAGGTGGTCAGGCGTTTCTTTGACCGGCGTGGCCTGCCTATTGGTTCAAATAATCTTAAACAGGCACTGGTGCCCGCAGGGGCGCGGCCCGTTGATAACCCCATCGGCACTGCTCCGGGCGTCATATTGGAACACGCCGGTAAGACTTATATACTGGTTCCGGGTCCTCCCCCGGAATTTAACATGATGGTCAGGGAACAAGTTATGCCTTATCTGAAAACCCGGCTTGCGGGCCAGGTGGGGGTGATTAAATCAAGGGTGCTTAAGTTTTGCGGCATAGGAGAGTCATTGCTGGATGAAAAGTTGGGCGATTTATTAAAGAGTAGCAACCCCACTGTAGCGCCCACTGCCAAATTTTCCGAAATACATTTGCGTATCACTGCCAAGGCGCGGCAAGCAGCTCTGGCGGAGCAAATGATTGATGCCATGGAATACAGGGTCAGGGAACGGTTAGGTTCCTATATATTCGGTATTGATGATGATACCTTGCCCGGAGCGGTCACCCGGTTATTGCACGAGCAGGGCAAAACCATTGCGGTGGCGGAAAACTTTACCGGCGGGCAGTTAGCTTATCAATTATCCTCCGCCAGCGGTGCTGAGCATACCTTCGCTGCCGGGCTGGTGGCCAGGGAATACCGCTTGCTACAGGAAATATCCTGCCTGCGACCGGGGGATATACCTGCCGCTGCCAAGGAAAGGGCCGGGTACATGGCCCAAGCTGTAAGAAAACAGTTCGGTACTGATATTGGGGCTGCCGTAGCGGTGCATAGACCCGTGGGGGAAGATTGTGCAGCCCGTGAATACAGTTTATATCTAGCCGCAGATTGTAATGGCCGGCTGATGCAAAGAAAAGTAATATGGAGCGGCGGGCGTGATGAAGTGGCCAGGCGGGCCGCCACTCTGGTTCTGGTACTGCTGTGGCGGTATCTGAAGCACGGTATACCCTTTTAG
- a CDS encoding sensor histidine kinase → MDTKLKSIKYSTGAKVAAFVVVWLCVMSAVGSAVFLLYHQDIVENKSYYDTYEFKSEFGKQIYDVVEFYVKLKSEANIRSSGEAEDIIRNNLSRYYGIKKTLPEKINFVYYLHNNQTGETFTNVESEDPVVFIKKQSAVAYYNQWSSDHDNPVYGDIKELLTGTAYEVYAAVDTPLKPGDVFYDGFNEFIKIKTRTSYVMALLAASVILAVAALAYLLVVTGRREGTGEIVLSSIDKIYTDVHSMLVFIAAVISVAIAGTLSLSINNPVAIFIIALVFGIDVIIGLSYVLSMVRQLKKGQLLTNTLVYKIYEQCFNGKPFKTSALLLLLGYGVVNGVLFAMTAGSAGGFFIFVFFVIPFNIAAVYFAARSLSSLSQIMDAAKEISAGNLEYTLDNSKISAIFSSFARDIQSIQGGLKKAVAEAVKGERMKTDLIANVSHDLKTPLTSIINYVDLLKQEDLNNEKANQYISVLEEKSARLKQLIEDLIEASKASSGNIAVCTEKVDLHELVMQGCGEYEEKLNKAELDVHISADDKVLIAADGKHMWRIVENLLSNVVKYSLPRTRVYINVAKNDGCGVLIIKNISAAPLDIPPEQLTERFVRGDESRTTEGSGLGLSIAQGLTSIQGGRFNIEIDGDLFKVIVEMPLWQGQ, encoded by the coding sequence TTGGATACAAAATTGAAAAGTATTAAATATTCCACAGGGGCCAAAGTGGCCGCCTTTGTTGTGGTGTGGCTTTGTGTAATGAGCGCTGTGGGCAGCGCTGTATTTTTACTGTATCACCAAGACATTGTGGAAAATAAAAGTTATTATGACACCTATGAATTTAAAAGCGAGTTCGGTAAACAAATTTATGATGTGGTTGAGTTTTATGTTAAATTAAAAAGCGAGGCCAATATTAGGTCCTCCGGAGAAGCCGAGGATATAATCAGGAACAATTTGAGCCGCTATTACGGCATTAAAAAGACACTGCCTGAAAAGATTAATTTTGTTTATTATTTACACAACAACCAGACCGGGGAAACGTTTACCAATGTAGAGTCGGAGGACCCGGTGGTCTTTATCAAAAAACAGTCCGCCGTGGCATATTATAACCAGTGGTCCTCCGACCATGATAACCCCGTGTATGGCGATATAAAGGAACTGCTCACCGGTACGGCCTATGAGGTTTACGCGGCGGTGGATACACCGCTGAAACCTGGTGACGTGTTTTATGATGGTTTTAATGAATTCATTAAAATAAAAACACGAACCAGTTATGTAATGGCATTGCTGGCAGCGTCGGTAATACTGGCGGTGGCAGCCTTAGCTTACCTGCTTGTCGTTACCGGGCGACGGGAAGGGACAGGGGAAATAGTCCTTTCTTCGATAGACAAGATTTACACCGATGTTCATTCCATGCTGGTGTTTATTGCCGCGGTAATCTCGGTGGCCATAGCGGGTACGTTGTCCCTCTCCATTAACAACCCGGTGGCAATATTTATCATCGCCCTGGTTTTTGGTATAGATGTCATAATCGGCCTATCCTATGTGTTATCTATGGTGAGGCAGTTGAAGAAGGGGCAGCTGCTGACCAATACGCTGGTTTATAAAATATATGAACAGTGCTTTAACGGCAAGCCCTTTAAAACATCGGCATTGCTTTTGCTCCTGGGGTACGGAGTGGTAAACGGTGTTTTATTTGCCATGACAGCCGGTTCCGCGGGAGGATTTTTTATCTTTGTCTTTTTTGTCATTCCCTTTAACATTGCCGCTGTTTATTTTGCAGCCAGAAGCCTTTCATCCCTGTCACAGATCATGGATGCCGCCAAAGAAATATCGGCGGGCAATTTGGAATATACATTGGATAACTCTAAAATTTCGGCTATCTTCTCCAGCTTTGCCCGGGATATTCAGAGCATCCAGGGAGGGTTGAAAAAAGCCGTTGCCGAGGCTGTTAAAGGGGAACGGATGAAAACCGACCTGATTGCCAACGTATCCCATGATTTAAAAACGCCTCTTACCTCGATTATTAATTATGTAGATTTACTAAAACAGGAGGATTTGAACAACGAAAAGGCCAATCAGTATATTAGTGTTTTGGAAGAAAAGTCCGCCCGGTTAAAACAGTTGATTGAAGATTTAATTGAGGCCAGCAAGGCCTCCAGCGGTAATATTGCCGTATGCACGGAAAAGGTCGATTTGCATGAACTGGTTATGCAGGGGTGTGGTGAATATGAGGAAAAGTTAAATAAGGCGGAACTGGATGTGCATATCAGCGCAGATGACAAGGTATTAATAGCGGCGGACGGAAAACATATGTGGCGAATAGTTGAAAACCTGTTGTCCAATGTAGTAAAGTATTCATTGCCCCGCACCAGAGTCTACATTAATGTTGCAAAAAATGATGGCTGTGGCGTATTGATAATAAAAAACATATCTGCCGCTCCCCTGGATATCCCGCCTGAGCAACTAACCGAACGTTTTGTGCGGGGGGATGAATCCAGAACAACGGAAGGTTCAGGTCTGGGTCTTTCCATTGCCCAAGGCTTGACCAGTATACAGGGGGGCAGGTTTAATATAGAAATTGACGGTGATTTGTTTAAGGTAATTGTGGAAATGCCCCTGTGGCAGGGGCAATAG
- a CDS encoding long-chain-fatty-acid--CoA ligase, whose translation MNFPEPYLNVYKNGGVPWEISIEPRTLHSLLFDSAKKYPDNVAVIFYGRKITYRQLAGCVKRAASFLYETGLRKGDRVALMLPNCPDFVIAYYAILSLGGIVVNTNPMYVEREIEHQVNDSGSTMIITLADLYLRVKSVKENTGLDKIFLTGFTGKPETLPGDAIWFPDLYAQDRPAPPEVEIDPVEDVAVLQYTGGTTGVPKAAMLTHFNLYANPRQVDQFFVGEGVKDRILSVLPFFHVFGMTSCMNLAIEAGTTMILLPRFVPTEVAQAISEYEPSFFPAVPTMIVALLNSPDLKDFKDYDKVWIYKTGAGPLPLEILKRMKNILKGTKSIINEGYGLSEASPVAVSSPIFGEDKPGSIGIPYPGTQAVIVDIETGTKPMPIGEVGELIIKGPQVMKGYWNRPEETEKTLRNGWLYTGDMARMDEDGYIYIVDRKKDLIIAGGYNIYPREVEEVLFQHPKVLEAIVAGVPHEYRGETVKAFIVLKEGQTATEEEMIAFCKERLAPYKVPKMVEFKQELPKSAVGKLLRRILVDEEKKKLETK comes from the coding sequence ATGAATTTCCCGGAACCATACTTAAATGTTTATAAGAACGGAGGAGTGCCCTGGGAGATAAGTATAGAACCCAGAACGCTGCACAGCTTGCTTTTTGATTCGGCTAAAAAATACCCTGATAATGTTGCTGTAATTTTTTACGGGCGCAAGATTACCTATAGACAATTAGCCGGTTGTGTAAAAAGGGCAGCTTCTTTTTTATATGAAACCGGTTTGCGTAAAGGAGACAGAGTGGCGCTGATGCTGCCCAACTGTCCGGATTTTGTTATTGCTTATTACGCTATCCTGAGCCTGGGCGGCATAGTGGTGAACACCAACCCCATGTACGTGGAAAGGGAAATTGAGCACCAGGTAAACGATTCGGGTTCAACTATGATTATTACTCTGGCTGACCTGTATCTGCGGGTCAAGAGTGTCAAAGAAAACACCGGCTTGGATAAAATTTTCTTAACCGGCTTTACTGGTAAGCCGGAAACATTGCCGGGTGATGCAATTTGGTTCCCGGATCTTTATGCCCAGGATCGCCCGGCCCCTCCCGAAGTGGAAATAGATCCGGTTGAAGATGTGGCTGTACTCCAATATACAGGCGGGACCACCGGTGTGCCCAAAGCAGCCATGTTAACCCATTTTAACCTTTATGCAAACCCCCGTCAGGTAGATCAATTTTTTGTCGGTGAAGGTGTAAAAGACCGCATTTTAAGCGTATTGCCGTTTTTCCATGTTTTTGGTATGACCTCCTGTATGAACCTTGCTATTGAGGCGGGTACCACTATGATTCTACTGCCCAGGTTTGTGCCCACCGAGGTAGCCCAAGCCATCAGCGAGTATGAACCGTCATTCTTCCCGGCGGTGCCCACCATGATAGTTGCTTTGCTAAACAGTCCCGACCTCAAGGATTTTAAAGACTACGACAAGGTTTGGATTTACAAAACCGGGGCAGGCCCGCTTCCTTTGGAAATATTAAAACGCATGAAGAACATATTAAAAGGGACAAAGTCAATTATAAATGAGGGATACGGGCTTTCCGAAGCTTCACCGGTTGCAGTAAGTAGTCCCATTTTTGGCGAGGATAAACCGGGCAGCATCGGTATTCCTTACCCCGGCACCCAGGCGGTGATAGTGGACATTGAAACAGGTACCAAACCAATGCCCATAGGCGAGGTGGGTGAACTGATCATCAAAGGCCCGCAGGTAATGAAGGGATACTGGAACCGGCCTGAAGAAACTGAAAAGACACTGAGGAACGGATGGCTGTATACCGGTGACATGGCCAGGATGGATGAGGACGGGTACATTTATATTGTGGACAGGAAAAAGGATTTGATTATTGCCGGTGGCTATAACATTTACCCGCGGGAAGTGGAAGAGGTACTCTTCCAGCATCCGAAAGTCCTGGAAGCGATCGTGGCCGGTGTTCCCCATGAATACCGGGGTGAAACGGTGAAAGCTTTTATCGTCCTAAAAGAAGGACAAACTGCCACCGAAGAAGAGATGATTGCCTTTTGTAAGGAAAGACTGGCCCCTTATAAAGTGCCCAAGATGGTTGAGTTCAAGCAAGAATTGCCCAAGTCCGCCGTGGGTAAACTCTTGAGGCGTATACTTGTCGATGAGGAAAAGAAAAAACTGGAGACTAAGTAA
- a CDS encoding copper amine oxidase N-terminal domain-containing protein — protein sequence MRLKKLCTALSLAALLATPSLGLANTTAGDGETLTPPGEKAITQRVVLTLGSNEALLNDLPYQLEVPPEVVDGTTFLPVRFVAEKVLGVAVQWDSTTKEIELARDDVKVKLALETGQALVNDQEVELTSPPFVKEGRTLVPLRFLAENLDMQIHYNSEEKTITIIKTEEMPEPVNLPPVITSLGLQKGVLKIGEIPSYQYTYENEPGENIVAEEWSCQFTGDGRTMTGKPRAFFQPGQYILSLRIQDAAGKWSETSTTRFTVSDEILVSEMEFKFSHPVYGELYENIEDINFNHLRANNDTTFERTGPVLHMSNSPEVVTRPGILYQSEASGDFRFFYHHLNGSTERQYLYVIAENNGTEPVTLKTLKSGVGGPTTDYMNLGQTVAMRYMSSSSSSSVTIKPGEKIILNQGLRHLNKGEAVTGMQDYKADGTIIISVVMGPEKAPEPEPEPAQEHETEQPPAHTGTQDDSTTTTGDNQKKTPAVKEDNAVVTIQVNNSNNSTETSAEPAPDAVAKPGGNSALETGPGTGSEPDPAPDAGDTDEPAEKPVPVKTPEQILREKIDYLLSLPALPRHPQQIRGVFPDADCLVNIRANKGNMEKITLGKEDPGFDSWVEGLDPLTGETVKSFGNYGVVYRVAISSPGKTGVLLNPRGSVFKGAFQGFDGNVYKAPATNHFTGLKKAAVLGVLQAGQKAEFLYTPPSGSDTPLVIALIPEEFWANPAD from the coding sequence ATGAGACTGAAAAAACTTTGTACCGCTTTATCCCTGGCAGCTTTACTGGCGACCCCCTCCCTGGGCCTGGCCAATACCACAGCGGGTGACGGGGAAACATTAACCCCCCCCGGGGAAAAGGCCATCACCCAAAGGGTGGTATTGACTTTGGGCAGCAATGAAGCACTGCTGAATGACTTGCCATACCAGCTGGAGGTTCCGCCCGAAGTGGTGGATGGAACGACATTTTTACCTGTCCGCTTCGTTGCCGAAAAAGTCCTTGGTGTAGCGGTACAATGGGATTCCACCACTAAAGAGATTGAACTGGCCAGGGACGACGTAAAGGTTAAACTGGCCCTGGAAACGGGACAGGCTTTGGTTAATGATCAAGAGGTGGAATTGACCAGCCCCCCCTTTGTCAAGGAGGGGCGTACCCTGGTGCCTCTGCGCTTTTTAGCGGAAAACCTGGATATGCAAATCCACTACAACTCCGAGGAAAAAACCATTACCATTATTAAAACCGAGGAAATGCCGGAACCCGTTAATCTACCGCCGGTGATAACCTCCCTTGGGCTTCAGAAAGGCGTGCTCAAAATCGGGGAAATTCCCAGCTACCAGTACACCTATGAAAATGAACCGGGAGAGAACATTGTCGCCGAAGAATGGAGCTGTCAATTTACAGGCGACGGCCGCACCATGACGGGCAAACCGAGGGCTTTCTTTCAGCCCGGCCAGTACATTTTATCTTTAAGAATACAAGATGCTGCGGGAAAGTGGAGCGAAACCTCCACCACAAGGTTTACTGTATCGGATGAAATCCTGGTCAGCGAAATGGAATTTAAATTTTCACACCCCGTTTATGGTGAATTATACGAAAATATAGAGGATATTAATTTCAATCATCTAAGAGCCAATAATGATACAACATTTGAACGCACCGGGCCGGTTTTGCATATGAGCAACAGCCCGGAGGTGGTAACCAGGCCCGGGATCCTGTATCAAAGTGAAGCCTCCGGTGACTTCAGGTTTTTTTACCACCACCTGAACGGCTCCACCGAAAGGCAATACCTGTATGTTATAGCAGAGAACAACGGTACCGAGCCGGTGACCTTGAAAACACTGAAATCCGGGGTGGGCGGCCCCACCACTGATTATATGAACCTGGGTCAAACAGTGGCCATGCGGTATATGTCGTCTAGTTCATCCTCCAGTGTCACGATAAAGCCGGGAGAAAAGATCATCCTCAACCAGGGCCTGCGTCACCTGAATAAAGGTGAAGCAGTCACGGGGATGCAGGATTACAAAGCCGACGGTACCATTATCATCAGCGTTGTCATGGGACCGGAAAAAGCGCCGGAACCTGAGCCCGAGCCGGCCCAGGAACATGAAACGGAACAACCGCCTGCCCATACCGGAACACAGGATGATTCAACAACCACAACTGGCGACAATCAAAAGAAAACACCGGCGGTAAAAGAGGATAATGCCGTTGTAACCATCCAGGTCAACAATTCAAATAATAGCACTGAGACCTCCGCAGAGCCCGCTCCGGATGCCGTTGCAAAACCTGGTGGCAATTCCGCCTTGGAAACCGGGCCCGGCACCGGCAGTGAACCAGACCCGGCACCGGATGCGGGTGACACGGATGAGCCCGCCGAAAAGCCTGTCCCGGTTAAAACTCCGGAGCAAATACTCAGGGAAAAAATTGATTACCTGTTATCCCTGCCCGCCCTGCCCAGGCACCCGCAGCAAATCAGGGGGGTTTTCCCCGATGCGGACTGCCTGGTTAACATCCGGGCGAATAAGGGAAACATGGAAAAAATCACCCTGGGCAAGGAGGACCCGGGCTTTGACAGTTGGGTGGAAGGATTAGATCCCCTGACCGGGGAGACGGTTAAGAGTTTCGGCAATTACGGTGTGGTTTACCGGGTTGCAATATCTTCCCCGGGTAAAACCGGCGTTCTGCTAAACCCGCGGGGCAGTGTATTCAAGGGAGCCTTTCAGGGTTTCGACGGCAATGTTTATAAAGCCCCGGCAACCAATCATTTCACCGGGCTGAAAAAGGCTGCGGTACTGGGTGTACTGCAAGCAGGCCAAAAAGCGGAGTTTTTATACACCCCTCCCAGCGGTTCCGATACACCGCTGGTGATTGCCCTGATACCGGAGGAATTCTGGGCCAACCCCGCTGATTAA
- a CDS encoding response regulator transcription factor, producing the protein MEKLTVLVCDDDTAIVDALEIYLRQENYEVVKAYTGTQALKVLSEQKIHLVLLDIMMPELDGLLTTIKIREELNVPIIILSAKSEDTDKITGLNFGADDYVTKPFNPLELMARVKSQMRRYTMLGSLATDSGVLKTGGLELDPEARELRVDGEEIKLTATEFGIMLFLMRNMGRVFSTEQIYEHVWNEPAYSAENTVPVHIRRIREKIEINPREPKYLKVVWGIGYKIEKY; encoded by the coding sequence GTGGAGAAATTAACAGTATTAGTGTGTGATGACGATACCGCCATAGTTGATGCCCTGGAAATATACCTGAGGCAAGAAAACTACGAGGTGGTAAAAGCGTATACCGGAACCCAGGCTTTAAAGGTTTTGTCGGAACAGAAAATACACCTGGTGCTGCTGGATATTATGATGCCGGAATTGGATGGCCTTTTAACAACCATAAAAATACGCGAGGAGTTAAACGTTCCCATTATCATATTATCCGCCAAATCAGAAGACACGGATAAGATTACCGGGCTGAATTTCGGTGCCGATGATTACGTGACTAAACCCTTTAACCCGCTGGAGCTGATGGCTAGGGTCAAGTCACAGATGCGCCGCTATACTATGCTGGGCAGCCTGGCCACCGATAGCGGTGTTTTAAAAACCGGCGGTTTGGAACTTGACCCTGAGGCCAGGGAATTGCGGGTAGATGGCGAGGAAATCAAGCTTACTGCCACCGAATTCGGTATAATGTTGTTTCTGATGCGGAACATGGGCCGGGTATTTTCCACGGAGCAAATATACGAGCATGTTTGGAATGAGCCTGCATATTCGGCGGAAAACACCGTTCCGGTACATATCAGGCGTATCAGGGAAAAGATTGAAATTAATCCCAGGGAACCGAAATATTTAAAGGTGGTATGGGGAATTGGATACAAAATTGAAAAGTATTAA